One genomic region from Hoeflea algicola encodes:
- a CDS encoding site-specific integrase — MRYYHAEYGLSVLPTITLPDKSLPRERWLTRSEVAALIRAARATDKCDHLVRLILIGVYTGTRLSAMLNLQWRANTVGGWIDMDAGIMHRKATGERVAHNKRKTPVRIPNRLMRFLRAWRAEDKGLPYVIHFRGEPIVKPHKAFRTIRATAGLGEDVTPHILRHTRGTWLAQAGVPSGQAAASLGMTEAEYERTYLHNDPSFQGAAADAY, encoded by the coding sequence GTGCGCTATTACCACGCCGAATACGGTCTATCGGTTCTCCCCACCATCACCCTGCCAGACAAGAGCCTGCCCCGCGAGCGTTGGCTGACCCGCTCCGAGGTCGCTGCCCTGATCCGCGCCGCTCGAGCAACGGACAAGTGCGACCATCTGGTTCGCCTGATCCTGATCGGCGTCTACACCGGCACCAGGTTGTCAGCCATGCTCAATCTCCAATGGCGAGCCAACACCGTCGGCGGGTGGATCGACATGGACGCCGGCATCATGCACAGGAAGGCCACAGGCGAGCGTGTAGCCCATAACAAGCGCAAGACGCCCGTCCGCATCCCGAACCGCCTGATGCGATTCCTGAGAGCTTGGAGGGCCGAAGACAAAGGCCTGCCATATGTCATTCATTTCAGGGGAGAGCCGATCGTCAAGCCGCACAAGGCGTTCCGCACCATACGGGCGACTGCGGGCTTGGGAGAGGACGTGACGCCGCACATACTGCGGCACACGCGGGGAACATGGCTGGCTCAAGCCGGGGTTCCAAGCGGCCAGGCAGCCGCATCGCTGGGCATGACCGAGGCCGAATACGAGCGGACCTACCTGCACAATGACCCATCTTTCCAGGGCGCAGCTGCGGACGCTTATTGA
- the bhcR gene encoding HTH-type transcriptional regulator BhcR, translating to MKQAQARNRGRPKAFNDKSESAVIQSLDRAIDVLKTVADSPGLSLTEIAEARGQSPATVYRILTTLSRHRFTEYDEVSQLWFVGLEAFRTGMGFLDRTQLSERSRPIMQRIMAETGETANLAILDGGEVIFVSQIETHEPIRAFFRPGTRSPGHASGIGKAIMAYLGDETIGLRLPSALSGHTANTIIDHGALRRELAETRARGWAVDNEERTEGMRCIAAPVFNSFGEPVAGVSLSGPSVRVRPERDAEFGALIVRAADEITRSTGGVSPKDLPVTAPRSGFDVASAAAGIGDTHGAC from the coding sequence ATGAAACAGGCACAGGCGCGCAACCGGGGCCGCCCGAAAGCCTTCAACGACAAGAGCGAAAGCGCTGTCATCCAGTCGCTCGACCGGGCGATCGACGTGCTCAAGACCGTGGCCGATTCTCCCGGCCTGTCGCTGACCGAGATTGCCGAGGCGCGCGGCCAGTCACCGGCCACTGTCTACCGCATTTTGACGACGTTAAGCCGCCACCGGTTCACCGAGTACGATGAGGTCAGCCAGCTCTGGTTTGTCGGCCTCGAGGCATTTCGCACCGGCATGGGGTTTCTCGATCGTACCCAGTTGAGCGAGCGTTCTCGGCCGATCATGCAGCGGATCATGGCCGAAACTGGAGAGACCGCGAATCTGGCCATACTCGACGGCGGCGAGGTGATCTTTGTCAGCCAGATCGAAACCCATGAGCCTATCCGCGCTTTTTTCCGGCCGGGCACCCGCAGCCCCGGTCATGCGTCGGGCATTGGCAAGGCGATCATGGCCTATCTCGGCGATGAGACGATTGGCCTCCGGTTGCCTTCCGCCCTGAGCGGCCATACCGCCAACACCATAATCGACCACGGCGCGCTGCGCCGCGAACTGGCCGAGACCCGCGCCCGCGGTTGGGCCGTCGACAATGAGGAACGCACCGAGGGCATGCGCTGCATCGCGGCCCCCGTATTCAATTCCTTCGGCGAACCAGTGGCAGGGGTGTCGCTGTCGGGGCCTTCGGTGCGGGTGCGCCCGGAACGCGATGCCGAGTTTGGCGCGCTGATCGTCCGCGCCGCCGACGAGATCACCCGCTCCACCGGGGGCGTGTCGCCGAAAGATCTACCCGTCACTGCACCTAGATCCGGTTTCGATGTGGCATCTGCAGCGGCCGGAATTGGTGACACGCACGGCGCCTGTTGA
- the bhcA gene encoding L-aspartate--glyoxylate aminotransferase BhcA, translating into MSSQNPVFIPGPTNIPDELRRAIDLPTMDHRSSAFADMLHPALAGIKRVVKLRDGEAIIFPATGTGAWEAAVTNLLSPGDTVLAARHGMFSHRWIDLCRRQGFNVEVIETEWGLGAPAEALGAALSADKAHKIRAVLVTHNETATGVRSDVASVRKALDAAGHPALLLVDGVSSIASMDFRMDEWGVDAAITGSQKGFMLPAGLSIVALSRKAIAAMATSTSPRCFFDFKDMLKSNASGGFPYTPPVSLIAGLAHSIRMLEGEGLENVFARHYRIAEGVRRATRAWGLALCAKSPELYSDTVSAIVVPANVDSTRIVTHAAEKYQVAFSVGLGEVAGKVFRIGHLGSMSDVMALSGIATAEMAMVDLGLPIELGSGVAAAQEFYRTSTSNRQTRAA; encoded by the coding sequence ATGTCATCACAAAACCCGGTTTTCATCCCCGGTCCAACCAACATCCCTGATGAACTGCGTCGGGCCATCGACCTGCCGACGATGGACCACCGTTCCAGCGCGTTTGCCGACATGCTGCATCCGGCGCTGGCGGGCATCAAACGTGTCGTCAAGCTGCGCGACGGCGAGGCGATCATCTTTCCTGCTACTGGAACAGGGGCCTGGGAGGCAGCCGTGACCAACCTGCTGTCGCCTGGCGACACCGTGCTTGCAGCACGCCACGGCATGTTCTCGCACCGCTGGATCGACCTGTGCCGGCGCCAGGGCTTCAATGTCGAAGTGATCGAGACCGAATGGGGGCTTGGCGCACCCGCCGAAGCGCTTGGCGCGGCGCTGAGCGCCGACAAGGCCCACAAGATCCGCGCGGTGCTGGTCACCCACAACGAGACCGCCACCGGTGTCCGCTCCGATGTGGCTTCAGTGCGCAAGGCGCTTGATGCGGCGGGTCACCCGGCGCTGCTGCTGGTCGACGGTGTCAGCTCGATCGCCTCGATGGATTTCCGCATGGATGAATGGGGCGTCGACGCCGCCATCACCGGATCGCAGAAAGGTTTCATGCTGCCCGCCGGCCTGTCGATTGTCGCGCTCAGCCGCAAGGCGATTGCCGCGATGGCGACATCGACGTCGCCGCGCTGCTTCTTCGATTTCAAGGACATGCTCAAATCCAACGCCTCGGGCGGCTTTCCCTACACCCCGCCGGTCAGCCTGATCGCCGGGCTGGCACACTCGATCCGGATGCTCGAAGGTGAAGGGCTGGAGAATGTCTTTGCCCGGCATTACCGCATTGCCGAGGGGGTGCGCCGTGCCACCCGCGCCTGGGGCCTGGCGCTCTGCGCCAAATCGCCCGAACTCTACTCCGACACGGTCAGCGCCATTGTGGTGCCGGCAAATGTCGACAGCACCCGGATCGTCACCCACGCAGCGGAGAAATACCAGGTTGCCTTTAGCGTCGGGCTTGGCGAGGTCGCCGGCAAGGTATTCCGCATCGGCCATCTGGGCAGCATGAGCGATGTGATGGCGCTGTCAGGCATCGCCACGGCGGAAATGGCGATGGTCGACCTTGGCTTGCCGATCGAGCTCGGCTCCGGAGTCGCCGCCGCGCAGGAATTTTACCGCACCAGCACCAGCAACCGGCAAACCAGGGCCGCGTGA
- a CDS encoding LexA family protein: MDKFAQRLKEAREKAGYRSAREAAETLQWTYSTYASHENGGRMPKPDLIKKYARAFSVGAGWLITGEPKSAQPIEPREKIGVVSVSGEVQAGHWVEEDSFSFQDTSYVPMSPNPQYSPESQTAFLVRGQSMNKKVQDGDYVIAVWIDQTRDAIDNDIVVIRRRHGQLVETSLKRLRIIDGHPKLFPESTDPKHQKPLDLGDPENGDCVEIIARVIGSYRDLT, from the coding sequence ATGGACAAATTTGCACAAAGATTGAAAGAGGCGAGGGAAAAGGCGGGGTATCGCAGCGCCCGCGAGGCGGCCGAAACCCTGCAATGGACGTACAGCACCTACGCCTCGCATGAAAACGGTGGACGGATGCCGAAACCGGACTTGATAAAAAAATATGCCCGAGCGTTCAGCGTGGGCGCGGGTTGGCTGATAACAGGCGAACCTAAAAGTGCACAGCCTATTGAACCTCGCGAAAAAATAGGCGTAGTATCGGTTAGTGGCGAGGTTCAAGCTGGCCATTGGGTAGAAGAAGATAGTTTTTCGTTTCAAGATACCTCATACGTGCCAATGTCGCCCAACCCACAGTATTCACCGGAGTCACAAACAGCGTTTCTTGTTCGGGGCCAGAGCATGAACAAGAAAGTTCAGGATGGCGATTACGTCATTGCGGTCTGGATTGATCAGACCCGCGATGCGATCGACAATGACATTGTTGTGATCAGACGCCGACACGGCCAACTGGTCGAGACCTCGCTGAAACGCTTGCGCATTATTGACGGCCATCCGAAGCTTTTTCCTGAGAGCACCGATCCCAAGCATCAAAAACCGCTCGACCTGGGCGACCCGGAAAACGGTGATTGTGTTGAAATAATCGCCCGCGTTATCGGGTCATATAGAGACCTCACATAA
- a CDS encoding RusA family crossover junction endodeoxyribonuclease, translating into MTAHAQTNTNRTTVPGVPTGAVETPKPVPVTFTIPAPPSTNNLFLNKTGKGRIPTAQYTDWKMQAATAIRSQHVRKVAGRVIVLIGVERHSSQADIDNRTKAALDALVKAEIIDDDRFVTAAFVFWSPKANYLAHIAIYPCQRMTLTFHPSQDGASGALVVDAPQLEFGEDDHGYQPE; encoded by the coding sequence ATGACTGCTCACGCGCAAACAAACACCAACCGGACGACCGTGCCAGGCGTCCCGACCGGGGCGGTTGAAACTCCCAAGCCCGTCCCGGTCACCTTTACCATTCCGGCGCCACCCTCGACAAACAATCTGTTTTTGAACAAGACCGGCAAGGGTCGCATTCCGACCGCACAATATACCGATTGGAAGATGCAGGCCGCAACCGCAATCAGGTCGCAGCACGTCCGGAAGGTGGCGGGTCGCGTCATCGTCCTGATCGGCGTCGAGCGGCATTCATCGCAGGCCGATATCGACAATCGGACAAAGGCTGCTCTTGACGCTCTGGTCAAGGCTGAAATCATTGATGATGACCGGTTTGTGACCGCTGCCTTCGTGTTCTGGTCGCCAAAGGCCAATTATCTGGCTCACATCGCCATTTACCCATGCCAGCGCATGACGCTGACGTTCCACCCCTCGCAAGATGGCGCAAGCGGGGCATTGGTGGTTGACGCGCCACAACTCGAATTTGGAGAAGACGATCATGGCTATCAGCCTGAGTGA
- a CDS encoding 3'-5' exonuclease: protein MHLYLDIETIPTSDPAIIERVAANVTPPASMKKADTIAAWEAEKKPEAVAEAVNKTGLNGAYGKVAFIGFALDDDPVECWSWPLYHESERDLLAGFSEALRDIPLGRVPTIVGHNIANFDLRFIWQRAMVLGVRMPGWFPRDPKPWGDDVFDTMTKWAGARDYIKMDELCFALGLDGKSDVDGSMVAQMFADGEYQKIADYCIDDVEKVRRVHKRMQVAFGEAA from the coding sequence ATGCATCTTTACCTCGACATCGAAACAATCCCCACGTCCGACCCTGCAATTATCGAGCGGGTAGCGGCCAACGTCACCCCGCCAGCCTCGATGAAAAAGGCCGACACCATTGCAGCGTGGGAAGCTGAAAAGAAGCCCGAAGCGGTAGCCGAAGCGGTCAACAAAACCGGCCTGAATGGCGCATATGGTAAGGTCGCGTTTATCGGCTTTGCGCTTGATGATGATCCAGTCGAATGTTGGTCATGGCCGCTCTATCATGAGAGCGAGCGCGACTTGCTGGCCGGGTTCTCGGAAGCTCTGAGAGATATCCCGCTAGGCCGCGTTCCAACCATCGTCGGTCACAACATCGCAAACTTCGATCTGCGTTTTATCTGGCAGCGCGCCATGGTTCTCGGCGTCCGCATGCCAGGCTGGTTTCCGCGCGATCCGAAGCCATGGGGCGATGACGTGTTCGACACCATGACCAAATGGGCCGGCGCTCGCGATTATATCAAGATGGACGAATTGTGCTTTGCACTTGGCCTTGATGGCAAGAGTGATGTTGACGGCTCTATGGTCGCTCAGATGTTTGCCGATGGTGAATATCAGAAGATCGCCGACTATTGCATTGACGATGTGGAGAAGGTTCGCCGCGTCCACAAGCGTATGCAGGTCGCATTTGGCGAGGCTGCGTGA